In Deferribacteraceae bacterium V6Fe1, one genomic interval encodes:
- a CDS encoding CoA pyrophosphatase, whose product MILHKLKKDLSKKKPVFINQDERLAAVMIPLIKSNFGYEIIFTKRHNNLPTHAGEVSFPGGIKEKNDPSLEATAIRETVEEIGINANHIEIIGRLDDEMSIHKFKVAPFLGYINANTKIEDLKFQKCEVERVFSVPIEYFLTCQHWKETWVRKDDKVTVHFYPYKDLIIWGLTGRILSKLLKIVSEYLK is encoded by the coding sequence ATGATATTGCATAAATTAAAAAAAGATTTAAGCAAAAAGAAACCAGTATTTATTAATCAGGATGAAAGATTAGCTGCCGTAATGATTCCTCTTATAAAGTCTAACTTTGGGTATGAAATCATTTTTACAAAAAGGCATAACAACTTGCCCACTCATGCGGGGGAAGTTTCATTTCCAGGTGGAATTAAAGAAAAAAATGACCCTTCACTGGAGGCCACTGCCATAAGAGAAACAGTGGAAGAGATTGGAATAAACGCAAACCATATTGAAATAATCGGCAGGCTTGATGATGAGATGTCCATACATAAATTTAAAGTTGCCCCTTTTTTAGGTTACATCAACGCCAATACTAAAATTGAAGATCTGAAGTTTCAAAAGTGTGAAGTGGAAAGAGTATTTTCTGTGCCTATAGAATATTTCTTAACCTGCCAGCATTGGAAAGAAACTTGGGTCAGGAAAGATGATAAAGTTACCGTTCATTTTTACCCTTACAAAGACCTCATTATCTGGGGGCTTACCGGAAGGATACTTTCAAAGCTTCTTAAAATTGTTTCAGAATACTTAAAATAA